One Mycolicibacterium sp. ND9-15 genomic window, GGCGACGTGGGTGACGACGACCCCGACGGCGGCGCAGGCCCGCATGCCTTCCACGGCGGGCAGGAACCCTCGAGTCCCGCCGACTTCCGCCCGGTCGTTCAGGCTGTCTTTCTGCCCGCCCACGGCAATCAGTGTGCCGGGCGGATCGAAACTCGCTGAACAGGGGTGCCTGGTGGCCTCCGGGGTGCGCCCGGACTGAACGACGCCTTTAAATTGTGCTGTTAGGGTCAAACGGGTTTCTGCGGGCATACCGCAGGTGAAGGAGGCACGGTTTGAACCGCGCAGTGGCGCTGCGTATTGCGGCGTGCGGACTCTTGGGGCTGGGAGCTGCCCTGCTGATCGCCGCGCTGTTGCTGTCCACCTACACCCACAGCAAGATCGCCAAGATTCCGCTCGACCTGGATGCCACGCTGATCAGCGACGGCACCGGGACCGCCTTCGACCCACAATCGCTGAACGCGGAACGATTCAAAGTCGACCGGGACGTGCCGATGGTGCAACAGGAGCAGGTCTCGGTCGAGTCCCCGTCGAATGCCGACGTGGTGACGCTCCAGGTCGGTAGCTCGCTGCGGCGCACCGACAAACAGCAGGACACGGGTCTGCTGCTGGCGTTGGTCGACACCGTGACCGTCAACCGCAGGACCGCCGAGGCGGTCTCGAGTGAGAGCAATCCGGGCGGCGCGGTGCAGAAGCCACGCGCCATGGAAGACGACAGGCCGCCGACCAACATCGCGCTGCCGCACGAGGGCCTGGCCTACCGGTTCCCGTTCGACACCGAGAAGAAGACGTACTCCGTTTTCGACCCGATCGCGCAGAAGGCGTTCGACGCCAACTACGACGGCGAGGAAGACGTCAACGGCATGACCACCTACCGGTTCAGCCAGAACATCGGGTATGACGCGGACGGCAAGCTGGTCGAGCCGGTGAAGTACGCGTCGCTGTTCGAGGACGACGCCGACAGCGAGGTCACCGCGCGCGCGGCGATGTGGGGCGTGCCCGGTGAACCCGACGAGCCGGTCACGATGTCGCGGTACTACGCCGCCCAGCGCACGTTCTGGGTCGACCCGGTATCCGGGACGATCGTCAAGAAGGACGAGCACGGCTACCACTACTACGCCCGCGAGCCGCTCAAGCCCGAGGTGACGTTCGTCGACTACAAGGTCGCGTTCAACGAGGAGACCGTCGAGTCCCAGGTCGCCAGCGCGGGTGACGAACGGGACAGGGTCGCGCTGTGGGGTCGCATCCTGCCGATCACGTTCACCGCGATGGGGTTGGTGCTGCTGGTCGGCGGCGCGCTGCTCGGCTCGTTCAGCATGCGTGCGGAGTCCGCGCTGATCGACCCCGGTCTCGACGAAGCCGACCATGGGTTCTTCGACACCCAGGGCATCAAGGTTCCGGGGGCCGAAGCCAAGACCGAGAAGATACCGACATCTCGACCGACCGACCTGCCGCCGGACAAACCGGTCTGACCGCGCCCCTGCGGGCGCAGTCGGTGGTGGCTCGCGTGTTCCCGCCGGCATATGCGCTGGTGCTCGCCCTCGCGGTGACGACGC contains:
- a CDS encoding DUF3068 domain-containing protein, which produces MNRAVALRIAACGLLGLGAALLIAALLLSTYTHSKIAKIPLDLDATLISDGTGTAFDPQSLNAERFKVDRDVPMVQQEQVSVESPSNADVVTLQVGSSLRRTDKQQDTGLLLALVDTVTVNRRTAEAVSSESNPGGAVQKPRAMEDDRPPTNIALPHEGLAYRFPFDTEKKTYSVFDPIAQKAFDANYDGEEDVNGMTTYRFSQNIGYDADGKLVEPVKYASLFEDDADSEVTARAAMWGVPGEPDEPVTMSRYYAAQRTFWVDPVSGTIVKKDEHGYHYYAREPLKPEVTFVDYKVAFNEETVESQVASAGDERDRVALWGRILPITFTAMGLVLLVGGALLGSFSMRAESALIDPGLDEADHGFFDTQGIKVPGAEAKTEKIPTSRPTDLPPDKPV